One window of the Rhipicephalus microplus isolate Deutch F79 chromosome 2, USDA_Rmic, whole genome shotgun sequence genome contains the following:
- the LOC142789870 gene encoding uncharacterized protein LOC142789870, whose protein sequence is MSQPAVSNTIHEVTEAIITVAARKRVADFLLTTAAKDEAKKEFVLRGCISGVLACADGTLVTIRKPEGFRLADTASFMSRRGYYVLNVMIIRATTPGCGNTTHCVHA, encoded by the exons atgtctcagccggcggtgagcaacaccatccacgaggtgacggaggcgatcattaccgtggctgctagaaaaagggtggcggacttcctactgacaacagctgctaaggatgaggcaaagaaggagtttgtgctacgcggttgcatctcaggggtgctggcgtgtgccgatggcacgttggtcaccattcgcaagccagagggattcagactggccgacacggcgagcttcatgtccagaaggggctattatgtcctgaacgtcatgatc attcgtgccacgactcctgggtgtgggaacacaacccactgcgtgcatgcctag